From Pseudomonas hefeiensis, one genomic window encodes:
- a CDS encoding TetR/AcrR family transcriptional regulator produces MAIRIKTSERIVQNSLELFNQQGERSVSTNHIAAHMDMSPGNLYYHFPNKQAIIAVLFSEYENLVDSFLRPPQGRVATVEDKRFYLQELLSAMWRYRFLHRDLEHLLDSDPDLAARYRRFSQRSLIHGTAIYEGFVAAGILKMDRVQIESLTLNAWIILTSWVRFLCTTRENSNHLSEQAIKRGVYQVLVLEAGFVTDQAREAVDALFKEFYVPLAQTLEEGP; encoded by the coding sequence ATGGCCATACGAATAAAAACCAGCGAGCGCATCGTGCAAAACAGCCTGGAGCTGTTCAATCAGCAGGGTGAGCGCAGCGTCAGCACCAACCATATCGCCGCCCATATGGATATGTCCCCGGGCAATCTCTACTACCACTTCCCCAACAAGCAGGCGATCATCGCCGTATTGTTCAGTGAGTACGAAAACCTGGTGGACAGTTTCCTGCGCCCGCCCCAAGGCCGGGTGGCCACCGTCGAGGATAAGCGCTTCTATCTGCAGGAGTTGCTCTCGGCGATGTGGCGCTACCGTTTCCTGCACCGAGACCTGGAGCATCTGCTGGACAGCGACCCGGACCTTGCCGCGCGCTATCGTCGTTTTTCCCAGCGTAGCCTGATTCACGGCACCGCTATCTACGAAGGCTTCGTCGCTGCCGGTATCCTGAAAATGGACCGGGTGCAAATCGAGTCCCTGACCCTTAATGCCTGGATCATTCTCACGTCCTGGGTCCGTTTCCTCTGCACCACACGGGAAAATTCCAACCACTTGAGCGAGCAGGCCATCAAGCGCGGTGTCTATCAAGTACTGGTGCTAGAGGCCGGTTTCGTGACTGATCAGGCCCGCGAAGCGGTGGATGCGCTGTTCAAAGAGTTCTATGTCCCCCTGGCCCAGACCCTGGAGGAAGGGCCGTAG
- the rsmD gene encoding 16S rRNA (guanine(966)-N(2))-methyltransferase RsmD — MARPSNSSKKPVHNGVNQLRIIGGQWRSRRLSFPDAPGLRPTPDRVRETLFNWLAPYVAGARVLDPFAGSGALFLEALSRGAVMGQALDASSLAVSSLKEHLGTLRCTVGQVQTADALRYLDSQPATPFDLVFLDPPFNQNLLPAVCTLLEERHWLADDAWVYTESEAAPSTLGLPGNWRLHREQKSGRVYYALWQRVAEAVG, encoded by the coding sequence ATGGCCCGCCCATCCAATTCCAGCAAGAAACCCGTGCACAACGGTGTGAACCAGTTGCGCATCATCGGCGGCCAATGGCGCAGCCGGCGCTTGAGCTTCCCCGACGCGCCGGGCCTGCGCCCAACCCCGGACCGGGTGCGTGAAACCCTGTTCAACTGGCTCGCGCCCTACGTGGCCGGCGCTCGGGTACTCGACCCGTTTGCCGGCAGCGGTGCATTGTTTCTTGAGGCGTTGTCTCGTGGCGCCGTCATGGGTCAGGCACTGGACGCCAGCAGCCTGGCGGTCTCCAGCCTGAAGGAGCACCTGGGCACACTGCGTTGCACCGTCGGCCAGGTGCAGACCGCCGACGCGCTGCGCTATCTGGACAGCCAGCCGGCGACGCCTTTCGACCTGGTGTTCCTCGACCCGCCTTTCAATCAGAACCTGCTGCCAGCCGTTTGCACCTTGCTCGAAGAACGTCATTGGCTAGCCGACGATGCCTGGGTCTACACTGAAAGCGAAGCCGCCCCGTCCACCCTGGGGTTGCCGGGCAACTGGCGCCTGCATCGTGAACAGAAATCCGGACGGGTGTATTACGCGTTGTGGCAACGTGTGGCAGAGGCCGTTGGCTGA
- a CDS encoding M16 family metallopeptidase produces the protein MSERKSPRLVLIAVVLVALIGALAFYLSPSNDTDASQALDKAKASNKLQSLAELDGKAPSRRQLDVQTWKTADGAKVMFVEARELPMFDLRLTFAAGSSQDGDTPGLALLTNAMLNEGVAGKDVSAIAQGFESLGADFGNGALRDMALASLRSLSAVDKREPALKLFADVVGKPTFPADSFARIKNQLLAGFEYQKQNPGKLAGLELMKRLYGDHPYAHSSDGTAQSIPAITLAQVQAFHAKAYAAGNTVIALVGDLSRAEAEAIANQVSAALPKGPALAKTVQAVEPKASIGHIEFPSKQTNLMLAQLGIDRDDPDYAAVSLGNQILGGGGFGTRLMTEVREKRGLTYGVYSGFSPMQARGPFMINLQTRAEMSEGTLKLVQDVFADYLKNGPTQKELDDAKRELAGSFPLSTASNEDIVGQLGAMGFYDLPLSYLEDFMRQSQELTVEQVKAALNKHLSTDKMVIVTAGPTVPQKPLPAPTEKPAEQPLGVPEH, from the coding sequence ATGAGTGAGCGCAAATCACCGCGTCTGGTGCTGATCGCTGTGGTGTTGGTCGCCCTGATCGGCGCCCTGGCCTTTTACCTGTCGCCATCCAATGACACCGACGCCAGCCAGGCGCTGGACAAGGCCAAAGCCAGCAACAAGCTGCAATCTTTGGCCGAACTGGACGGCAAGGCCCCCAGCCGTCGCCAGCTCGACGTACAAACCTGGAAGACCGCTGACGGCGCCAAGGTGATGTTCGTCGAAGCCCGGGAACTACCGATGTTCGACCTGCGCCTGACTTTCGCCGCTGGCAGCAGCCAGGACGGCGATACGCCCGGCCTGGCGCTGTTGACCAACGCCATGCTCAATGAGGGCGTAGCTGGCAAGGATGTCAGCGCCATTGCCCAAGGGTTCGAAAGCCTCGGTGCCGACTTCGGCAACGGTGCCTTGCGAGACATGGCCCTGGCGTCACTGCGCAGTCTCAGCGCGGTGGACAAGCGTGAGCCGGCGCTGAAGCTGTTCGCCGACGTCGTCGGTAAACCGACCTTCCCCGCCGACTCCTTTGCGCGCATCAAGAATCAGTTACTGGCCGGCTTCGAGTACCAGAAGCAGAACCCCGGCAAACTGGCGGGGCTGGAACTGATGAAGCGCCTGTACGGTGACCATCCGTATGCCCATTCCAGTGACGGCACCGCGCAGAGCATTCCCGCGATCACGCTGGCTCAGGTCCAGGCGTTCCACGCCAAGGCCTATGCCGCCGGCAACACCGTAATAGCACTGGTGGGAGACCTGTCCCGCGCCGAAGCCGAAGCGATTGCCAACCAGGTATCCGCCGCGCTGCCCAAAGGCCCGGCGCTGGCGAAGACCGTGCAAGCGGTTGAACCGAAGGCGAGCATTGGTCATATCGAATTCCCGTCCAAACAGACCAACCTGATGCTCGCACAACTGGGCATCGATCGGGATGACCCGGACTATGCGGCCGTGTCCCTGGGCAACCAGATTCTCGGCGGCGGTGGCTTCGGCACCCGACTGATGACCGAAGTCCGGGAAAAGCGTGGCCTGACCTACGGCGTGTATTCAGGCTTCTCGCCGATGCAGGCCCGTGGCCCGTTCATGATCAACCTGCAGACACGCGCCGAAATGAGCGAAGGCACGCTGAAACTGGTACAGGATGTGTTTGCCGATTACCTGAAGAACGGCCCGACCCAAAAAGAACTCGATGACGCCAAGCGCGAGCTGGCCGGTAGTTTCCCGCTGTCCACCGCCAGCAACGAAGACATCGTCGGCCAGCTCGGAGCCATGGGTTTCTATGACTTGCCACTCAGCTACCTGGAGGACTTCATGCGTCAGTCCCAGGAACTGACCGTCGAACAGGTCAAGGCCGCACTGAACAAACACCTGAGCACGGATAAAATGGTCATCGTCACCGCCGGCCCGACCGTGCCGCAAAAGCCGCTGCCGGCCCCCACTGAAAAACCTGCCGAGCAACCGCTCGGGGTTCCGGAGCACTAA
- the ftsE gene encoding cell division ATP-binding protein FtsE, protein MIRFEQVGKRYPNGHVGLHELSFRVRRGEFLFVTGHSGAGKSTLLRLLLAMERPTTGKLLLAGQDLSTISNAQIPYLRRQIGVVFQNHQLLFDRTVFNNVALPLQILGLSKAEINKRVDSALERVALSDKTDLYPGDLSTGQQQRVGIARAIVHRPALLLADEPTGNLDPRLAAEIMGVFEDINRLGTSVLIASHDLALIARMRHRMLTLQRGRLIGDGEAGV, encoded by the coding sequence ATGATTCGTTTCGAACAGGTCGGTAAACGCTATCCGAACGGTCACGTCGGCTTGCATGAGCTGAGCTTTCGGGTCCGTCGTGGCGAGTTTCTGTTTGTCACCGGCCACTCGGGCGCCGGTAAAAGTACCTTGCTGCGCCTGTTGCTGGCGATGGAACGGCCCACCACCGGCAAACTGCTGTTGGCCGGCCAGGACCTGAGCACCATCAGCAATGCCCAGATTCCTTACTTGCGCCGGCAGATCGGCGTGGTGTTCCAGAATCACCAGTTGCTGTTCGATCGCACGGTGTTCAACAACGTGGCGCTGCCCTTGCAGATTCTTGGTCTGTCCAAGGCCGAGATCAACAAGCGCGTGGATTCGGCCCTGGAGCGTGTGGCCCTGTCGGACAAGACCGATCTGTACCCGGGCGACCTGTCCACCGGCCAGCAACAGCGCGTGGGCATCGCCCGTGCCATCGTTCATCGCCCGGCCTTGCTGCTGGCGGACGAACCTACCGGTAACCTGGACCCGCGTCTGGCGGCGGAAATCATGGGCGTATTCGAAGACATCAATCGCTTGGGCACCAGCGTGCTGATTGCCAGTCACGACCTGGCCCTGATCGCACGCATGCGTCACCGTATGCTCACCTTGCAACGCGGTCGACTGATCGGTGACGGGGAGGCTGGCGTATGA
- the ftsX gene encoding permease-like cell division protein FtsX: protein MSATRSPKVAERVAPKASDPQPSKKKRDDDDGPDFATLFHAWVESHRASLLDSLKRLGKQPIGSFFTCMVMAVALSLPMGLSLLLSNVERLGGSWQRAAQISLYLQLDASQGDGQALREQIKVMPGVADAEYIGREQALEEFQQQSGLGDALKELPENPLPGVVLVTPDEVDKPTLEALRQRLSELPKVQQAQLDLVWVERLAAILKLGDRFVFGLTVLLVSALLLVIGNTIRLHIENRRTEIEVIKLVGGTDSYVRRPFLYMGALYGFGAGILSWGVLAFGLDWLNDAVVGLAGLYGSDFSLAGVPVADGLSLLLGAVLLGYIGAWIAVARHLRELAPK, encoded by the coding sequence ATGAGTGCGACCCGCAGCCCCAAGGTCGCCGAACGCGTGGCCCCGAAAGCCTCCGATCCGCAGCCGTCAAAGAAGAAGCGCGACGATGACGACGGTCCGGATTTCGCGACACTGTTTCACGCCTGGGTTGAAAGCCATCGCGCCAGTTTGCTGGACAGCCTGAAGCGCCTGGGCAAGCAACCGATCGGCAGTTTTTTCACTTGCATGGTGATGGCGGTGGCCCTGAGTTTGCCCATGGGCCTGTCATTATTGCTAAGTAATGTGGAGCGCCTGGGTGGCTCCTGGCAGCGTGCGGCGCAGATTTCCCTGTACCTGCAACTGGACGCGAGCCAGGGCGACGGCCAGGCGTTGCGCGAGCAGATCAAGGTTATGCCGGGTGTGGCAGACGCCGAATACATTGGTCGCGAGCAAGCGCTGGAAGAATTCCAGCAGCAGTCCGGCCTGGGCGATGCCCTCAAGGAACTGCCGGAAAACCCGCTGCCAGGTGTGGTGCTGGTGACGCCGGACGAAGTCGACAAGCCCACCCTTGAAGCATTAAGACAAAGACTTTCCGAGTTGCCGAAGGTACAGCAGGCGCAACTTGATCTAGTCTGGGTCGAGCGTCTTGCGGCGATCCTCAAGCTCGGCGACCGGTTTGTCTTCGGTCTGACGGTGCTTTTGGTTTCTGCATTACTTTTGGTGATAGGCAATACCATTCGTCTTCATATTGAAAACCGCCGCACCGAGATAGAAGTGATTAAACTCGTCGGCGGTACGGACAGTTATGTGCGCAGGCCCTTCCTTTATATGGGGGCGCTGTATGGCTTTGGTGCCGGGATTCTGTCCTGGGGCGTATTGGCGTTTGGCCTGGACTGGCTGAATGATGCGGTAGTGGGGCTGGCCGGTTTGTACGGCAGTGATTTTTCCCTGGCCGGAGTGCCAGTCGCCGACGGTCTGTCGCTCTTGCTTGGCGCGGTACTGTTGGGTTATATCGGTGCATGGATTGCGGTAGCACGCCACTTGCGTGAGCTTGCTCCAAAATAG
- a CDS encoding M16 family metallopeptidase, with product MNALARRAAGLLLSTVCLPFSALAADPQPTHEFTLDNGLKVVVREDHRAPVVVSQVWYKVGSSYETPGQTGLSHALEHMMFKGSSKVGPGEASLILRDLGAEENAFTSDDFTAYYQVLARDRLGVAFELEADRMASLRLPPEEFSREIEVIKEERRMRTDDKPMSKAYERFKAMAYPASGYHTPTIGWMADLERMKVQELRHWYESWYAPNNATLVVVGDVTPDEVKTLAQRYFGPVARREVPPAKIPLELAEPGERQITLHVQTQLPSLMLAFNVPSIATTTDKRSVNALRLISGLLDGGYSGRIPTQLERGEELVSGGSSSYDAFTRGDTLFTLSATPNTQKNKTMAQAEAGLWRLLEQLKTTAPTAEELERVRAQVIAGLVYERDSITSQATAIGQLETVGLSWKLMDTELAELQSVTPQDIQKAAQLYFTRSRLSVAHVLPEEKAHE from the coding sequence ATGAATGCTCTTGCCCGCCGTGCTGCAGGCCTGCTGCTCAGCACAGTTTGTCTGCCTTTTTCAGCCTTGGCTGCCGATCCACAACCCACCCATGAATTTACCCTCGACAATGGCCTGAAGGTCGTAGTGCGCGAAGATCATCGCGCGCCGGTGGTGGTGTCCCAGGTCTGGTACAAGGTTGGCTCCAGTTATGAAACCCCGGGCCAGACCGGTTTGTCCCACGCCCTGGAACACATGATGTTCAAGGGCAGCTCGAAAGTCGGCCCCGGGGAAGCCTCGCTGATCCTGCGCGACCTTGGCGCCGAGGAGAACGCCTTCACCAGCGATGACTTCACCGCGTATTACCAGGTGCTGGCCCGCGATCGCCTGGGCGTTGCCTTCGAACTGGAAGCCGATCGCATGGCCAGCCTGCGCCTGCCGCCGGAGGAGTTCAGCCGCGAGATCGAGGTGATCAAGGAAGAGCGCCGCATGCGCACCGACGACAAACCCATGTCCAAGGCCTACGAACGCTTCAAGGCCATGGCTTACCCGGCCAGCGGTTACCATACGCCGACCATCGGCTGGATGGCCGACCTGGAGCGGATGAAAGTCCAGGAACTGCGCCATTGGTATGAATCCTGGTACGCGCCGAACAACGCAACCCTGGTGGTGGTCGGCGACGTCACGCCCGACGAGGTCAAGACGTTGGCCCAGCGTTACTTTGGCCCGGTTGCCCGGCGCGAGGTGCCGCCGGCTAAGATCCCACTGGAGCTGGCCGAACCCGGCGAGCGGCAGATTACCCTGCATGTGCAGACCCAACTGCCAAGCCTGATGCTGGCCTTCAACGTGCCGAGTATCGCCACCACCACCGACAAACGCTCAGTCAATGCCCTGCGGCTGATCTCGGGCTTGCTGGACGGCGGCTACAGCGGGCGGATCCCGACCCAGCTGGAACGCGGCGAAGAACTGGTGTCCGGCGGTTCGTCGAGCTACGACGCCTTTACCCGTGGCGACACGCTGTTCACCTTGTCGGCCACGCCCAACACCCAGAAAAACAAAACCATGGCCCAGGCCGAGGCCGGTCTGTGGCGCTTGCTTGAGCAGTTGAAAACCACTGCCCCGACCGCCGAGGAACTGGAGCGCGTCCGCGCCCAGGTCATCGCCGGCCTGGTGTACGAGCGCGATTCGATCACCAGCCAGGCCACCGCCATCGGCCAGCTGGAAACGGTCGGTTTGTCCTGGAAACTGATGGACACCGAACTCGCCGAACTGCAAAGCGTGACCCCGCAAGATATCCAGAAGGCAGCCCAGCTGTATTTCACCCGCTCGCGCCTGAGCGTCGCGCACGTCCTGCCCGAGGAGAAAGCTCATGAGTGA
- the ftsY gene encoding signal recognition particle-docking protein FtsY, protein MFGSNDDKKTPAAAGEKKGLFGWLRKKPQETVVEQPQPLPEPDAEAVAEQAAPIVLPIVEPVLQPAEPEPELSAEPATEQPLTPPEGQTPWLTLPVAEEPVGLVEDAQAPHIAPPIPVLTQPVATPVVEPIVEVSAPAITPVAAPAAPEPEPAVVELPAPAEPAPATEENKVGFFARLKQGLSKTSASIGEGMASLFLGKKVIDDELLEDIETRLLTADVGVEATSVIIQSLTQKVARKQLTDADALYKSLQGELTNMLKPVEQPLLIASQNKPFVILVVGVNGAGKTTTIGKLAKKLQLEGKKVMLAAGDTFRAAAVEQLQVWGERNKIPVIAQHTGADSASVIFDAVQAAKARGIDVLIADTAGRLHTKDNLMEELKKVRRVIGKLDADAPHEVLLVLDAGTGQNAINQAKQFNQTVQLTGLALTKLDGTAKGGVIFALAKQFGLPIRYIGVGEGIDDLRTFEAEPFVQALFAEREHS, encoded by the coding sequence ATGTTTGGTTCCAACGACGACAAGAAAACCCCAGCTGCGGCTGGCGAGAAAAAAGGCCTGTTCGGGTGGCTGCGCAAGAAGCCGCAGGAAACCGTCGTCGAACAGCCGCAACCGCTGCCTGAGCCCGACGCCGAGGCGGTGGCCGAACAAGCTGCCCCAATTGTCCTGCCGATTGTCGAGCCCGTATTGCAACCGGCCGAGCCTGAGCCTGAGCTGAGCGCTGAACCGGCGACCGAGCAACCGCTGACCCCGCCCGAAGGGCAAACCCCCTGGCTGACCTTGCCCGTGGCGGAAGAGCCGGTAGGGCTGGTGGAGGATGCACAGGCGCCGCATATCGCCCCGCCGATTCCGGTACTGACGCAGCCTGTCGCGACCCCGGTTGTGGAGCCGATCGTCGAGGTGTCAGCGCCTGCCATTACGCCCGTTGCTGCCCCAGCCGCCCCTGAACCGGAGCCTGCCGTAGTTGAATTGCCAGCTCCGGCAGAGCCAGCGCCTGCCACCGAAGAGAACAAGGTCGGCTTCTTCGCCCGTCTCAAACAAGGCCTGTCCAAGACCAGCGCCAGTATCGGCGAAGGCATGGCCAGCCTGTTCCTGGGCAAGAAAGTCATCGATGACGAATTGCTGGAAGACATCGAAACCCGCTTGCTGACCGCCGATGTCGGCGTCGAGGCGACATCGGTGATCATCCAGAGCCTGACTCAAAAGGTGGCGCGCAAGCAGCTCACCGACGCCGACGCTTTGTACAAGTCTCTGCAGGGCGAGTTGACCAACATGCTCAAGCCGGTGGAGCAGCCGCTGCTGATTGCCTCGCAGAACAAGCCGTTCGTGATCCTGGTAGTGGGCGTCAACGGCGCTGGCAAGACCACGACCATCGGCAAACTGGCGAAGAAGCTGCAGCTGGAGGGCAAGAAAGTCATGCTCGCCGCCGGTGACACCTTCCGCGCCGCCGCGGTCGAACAGCTGCAAGTGTGGGGCGAGCGCAACAAGATCCCGGTAATTGCCCAGCACACCGGCGCCGACTCCGCTTCAGTAATTTTCGACGCCGTGCAGGCCGCCAAGGCCCGTGGCATCGATGTGCTGATCGCCGACACAGCCGGTCGCCTGCACACCAAAGACAACCTGATGGAAGAGTTGAAGAAGGTTCGCCGGGTGATCGGCAAACTCGATGCCGACGCGCCCCATGAGGTGCTGTTGGTGCTGGACGCCGGCACCGGCCAGAACGCGATTAACCAGGCCAAGCAGTTCAACCAGACCGTCCAACTGACCGGGCTGGCCCTGACCAAGCTCGACGGCACCGCCAAGGGCGGGGTGATTTTCGCCCTGGCCAAGCAGTTTGGCCTGCCGATTCGCTACATTGGCGTGGGTGAAGGCATCGACGACCTGCGCACCTTTGAAGCCGAGCCCTTTGTCCAGGCATTGTTTGCCGAGCGGGAGCATTCATGA
- a CDS encoding sulfurtransferase has protein sequence MPIAQLISPQALEHRRSQPGLVILDCRFALEDPDYGQRSYAEGHIAGASFADLERDLSGPVTKGVTGRHPLPEPEVLMKRLRAWGIGNDSDIVLYDDGPGAYAARAWWLLAWLGKRDGVYLLDGGLKAWHGAGLPLSLDPPVNGPGTFSGSPDATLLLSAEALEQRLGEPDMTLLDARALPRFKGEVEPIDPVAGHIPGAQCAAFTENLGADGRFLPVDQLKQRFAEKLGGRSPTELVAYCGSGVTACHNLFALCLAGYPLGRLYAGSWSEWITDPQRQRAVGD, from the coding sequence ATGCCCATTGCGCAACTCATCAGTCCCCAAGCCCTGGAACACAGGAGGTCACAGCCCGGGCTGGTGATCCTCGATTGTCGTTTTGCCCTGGAGGACCCGGACTACGGCCAGCGCAGTTACGCCGAAGGCCATATTGCCGGGGCATCATTCGCCGATCTTGAGCGGGACCTGAGTGGGCCGGTGACCAAAGGCGTGACCGGCCGCCATCCGCTGCCGGAGCCTGAGGTCCTGATGAAGCGTTTGCGGGCCTGGGGGATCGGCAACGACAGCGACATCGTTTTGTATGACGACGGTCCCGGTGCCTATGCCGCCCGGGCCTGGTGGTTGCTGGCCTGGCTGGGTAAACGCGATGGCGTTTACCTCCTCGACGGCGGGCTCAAGGCTTGGCATGGTGCCGGTTTGCCCTTGAGTCTCGATCCACCGGTCAACGGTCCCGGGACCTTTAGTGGTTCACCGGACGCGACCCTGCTACTCAGTGCCGAGGCGCTTGAGCAGCGTCTCGGTGAGCCGGACATGACCCTGCTCGATGCCCGGGCGTTGCCGCGTTTCAAGGGCGAAGTCGAGCCGATCGATCCGGTGGCCGGACATATTCCGGGCGCGCAGTGCGCAGCGTTCACCGAGAACCTGGGGGCTGACGGGCGCTTCCTGCCAGTCGACCAGCTCAAGCAGCGATTCGCCGAGAAACTGGGAGGACGCTCGCCGACGGAATTGGTGGCCTATTGCGGCTCCGGCGTGACGGCATGCCACAACCTGTTTGCCTTGTGCCTGGCGGGGTATCCGTTAGGGCGGTTGTATGCCGGCTCGTGGAGCGAGTGGATCACAGATCCCCAAAGACAAAGGGCCGTCGGCGACTGA
- a CDS encoding coniferyl aldehyde dehydrogenase produces the protein MPADVAYLHEAQQHVGELKTLFDVQRQAYAAHPMPPAEQRRQWLKALRDLLSNERQALIDAISQDFSHRSADETLLAELMPSLHGIHYASRHLKGWMKSSRRKVGVAFQPASAKVVYQPLGVVGVIVPWNYPLFLAIGPLVGALSAGNRVMLKLSESTPATGLLLKQLLARIFPQDLVCVVLGEAEVGMAFSRLPFDHLLFTGATSIGKHVMRAAAENLTPVTLELGGKSPAIVSADVPLKDAAERIAFGKTLNAGQTCVAPDYVLVPQNRVGEFVEAYREAVRGFYPTLTDNPDYTAIINERQLARLNGYISDATSKGALLIELFDRGQGRRMAHSLLLNVSDDMTVMQDEIFGPLLPIVPYQDLDQAFAYINQRPRPLALYYFGYNKAEHNRVLNETHSGGVCLNDTLLHVAQDDLPFGGIGASGMGHYHGHEGFLTFSKAKGVLTKQRFNAAKLIYPPYGKPLQKLIQKLFVR, from the coding sequence ATGCCTGCCGACGTTGCTTACTTGCACGAAGCTCAACAGCACGTGGGCGAACTGAAGACGCTCTTCGACGTCCAGCGCCAGGCCTATGCCGCCCATCCGATGCCGCCCGCCGAGCAGCGGCGGCAATGGCTCAAGGCGTTGCGAGACTTATTGAGCAATGAACGACAGGCGTTGATCGACGCTATCAGCCAGGATTTCAGCCACCGCAGCGCGGACGAAACGCTGCTGGCCGAGCTCATGCCGAGCCTGCACGGCATCCATTACGCCAGCCGACACCTCAAGGGCTGGATGAAATCTTCCCGGCGCAAGGTCGGCGTGGCCTTCCAGCCGGCGTCAGCCAAAGTGGTGTACCAACCGCTGGGCGTGGTCGGGGTCATCGTGCCCTGGAACTACCCGCTGTTCCTGGCCATCGGGCCGCTGGTGGGGGCTTTGTCGGCGGGTAACCGAGTAATGCTCAAGCTGAGCGAATCGACCCCTGCTACCGGGTTGCTGCTCAAGCAATTGCTGGCGCGAATTTTCCCTCAGGATCTGGTGTGCGTGGTGCTCGGCGAGGCTGAGGTCGGCATGGCGTTTTCCAGGTTGCCCTTCGATCACTTGCTGTTCACCGGCGCCACCAGCATCGGCAAGCACGTGATGCGCGCAGCCGCCGAGAACCTGACCCCGGTCACACTCGAACTGGGAGGCAAATCGCCCGCCATCGTATCCGCGGACGTGCCCCTCAAGGACGCCGCCGAGCGCATCGCATTCGGCAAAACCCTGAATGCCGGGCAAACCTGTGTCGCACCGGACTACGTGCTGGTACCGCAGAACCGTGTAGGAGAATTCGTTGAAGCGTATCGCGAAGCGGTTCGCGGGTTTTATCCGACCCTGACTGACAATCCGGACTACACCGCGATCATCAACGAACGACAATTAGCGCGGCTCAATGGCTACATCAGCGATGCCACCAGCAAGGGCGCGTTGCTGATCGAGTTGTTCGATCGAGGCCAGGGGCGACGCATGGCTCACAGCCTGTTGCTCAACGTCAGCGATGACATGACCGTCATGCAGGACGAAATCTTCGGCCCGCTGCTGCCCATCGTGCCCTATCAGGACCTGGACCAGGCATTTGCCTACATCAATCAGCGGCCTCGCCCGCTGGCACTCTACTATTTTGGCTACAACAAGGCCGAACACAATCGCGTACTCAACGAGACCCATTCCGGCGGCGTTTGCTTGAACGACACGCTGCTGCACGTCGCCCAGGACGACTTGCCCTTCGGTGGCATTGGCGCCTCGGGAATGGGGCACTACCACGGGCACGAAGGCTTCCTGACGTTCAGCAAGGCCAAGGGCGTACTGACCAAACAGCGGTTCAACGCCGCGAAACTGATTTACCCGCCTTACGGCAAGCCACTGCAGAAATTGATCCAGAAGTTGTTTGTCCGCTAG
- a CDS encoding hydrolase yields the protein MSAASERFVPALGLGNPHLQTLWGPLWRKTTHIARERERLWLEDGDFLDLDWHGPHRVDAPLVLVLHGLTGSSNSPYVAGLQQALGSQGWASVALNWRGCSGEPNLLPRSYHSGASEDLAAAIAHLRARRPLAPLFAVGYSLGGNVLLKHLGETGDDSQLQGAVAVSVPFRLDQCADRIGQGFSRFYQAHFMREMVAYVRNKQRQFQHDGRHEGLATLTALGSLENMRTFWDFDGRVTAPLHGFSDAADYYRRASSRYFLGRISTPTLVIQACDDPFVFPHSLPEPGELSASTQLELHAQGGHVGFVDGSLRRPGYYLERRIPSWLAGL from the coding sequence GTGTCTGCTGCATCTGAACGTTTCGTCCCGGCCCTGGGCCTTGGCAACCCGCACTTGCAAACCTTGTGGGGGCCGTTGTGGCGCAAGACCACCCACATCGCTCGGGAACGTGAGCGCCTGTGGCTGGAGGACGGCGACTTTCTCGATCTCGACTGGCATGGCCCTCACCGAGTCGATGCGCCACTGGTGCTGGTGCTTCACGGCCTGACCGGCTCTTCCAACTCGCCCTACGTGGCCGGCCTGCAACAGGCTCTTGGCAGTCAGGGCTGGGCCAGCGTAGCGTTGAACTGGCGCGGTTGCTCGGGAGAACCGAACCTGTTGCCCCGCAGCTATCACTCCGGGGCCAGCGAAGACCTGGCCGCCGCCATCGCCCATCTGCGGGCCCGACGGCCCTTGGCACCGCTGTTTGCAGTGGGGTATTCACTGGGCGGTAACGTGTTGCTCAAGCACCTGGGGGAAACGGGTGACGACAGTCAGTTGCAAGGAGCGGTCGCGGTTTCAGTACCGTTTCGCCTCGACCAGTGTGCCGATCGCATCGGACAGGGGTTTTCCAGGTTTTATCAGGCCCATTTCATGCGCGAGATGGTGGCCTACGTGCGCAACAAGCAACGCCAGTTCCAGCACGACGGACGCCACGAAGGGTTGGCGACTCTCACGGCGCTGGGCTCGCTGGAAAACATGCGCACCTTCTGGGACTTCGATGGGCGGGTGACGGCGCCACTGCACGGCTTCTCTGACGCGGCGGATTATTACCGCCGCGCCTCCAGTCGTTACTTTCTTGGCAGGATCAGCACGCCGACCCTGGTCATTCAGGCCTGCGACGATCCTTTTGTGTTTCCCCACAGCTTACCCGAGCCTGGCGAGTTGTCCGCCTCTACCCAGCTTGAACTGCATGCACAAGGCGGGCATGTGGGTTTTGTCGACGGGAGCTTGCGCCGCCCAGGGTATTACCTGGAGCGGAGAATCCCCAGTTGGCTGGCGGGCCTGTAA